In one window of Falco biarmicus isolate bFalBia1 chromosome 16, bFalBia1.pri, whole genome shotgun sequence DNA:
- the LOC130159874 gene encoding T-cell activation Rho GTPase-activating protein-like, whose product MTPSPGLKGTSGDQHGTPQGHLDCWLEDGEALSDAEPVLSADVRLTRGRKRSERRLLLLHKELVVAKLRTPEGRTGARVTRLTSIKLLEKELSRRHAFGQPLAALCGEDNTLPRPIQELLAVLHQEGPTTEGIFRRAAGGTELRQLREALDRGTEVDVGSQPALLLAVILKEFLRSIPTKLLVIDLYEDWMAAMERASKQAKVEELKAVADKLPVANLLLLKRLMALLQHIGHNAATSRMSCSNLAICIGPNLLSPPNEDLLPLQAMLAVTEKVNVLVEFLIENCGDIFGGEVLTDFHRLNRCDSWALAAGVDNKRIFSLS is encoded by the exons ggaggctctcagcGACGCCGAGCCGGTGCTGAGCGCAGACGTGCGGCTGACCCGGGGCCGCAAGAGGAGCGAGAGGcgcctgctcctcctccacaaGGAACTGGTGGTCGCCAAGTTGCG gacaccagaaggaCGCACGGGAGCCCGCGTCACCCGCCTAACATCCATCAagctcctggagaaggagctgagccGCCGCCACGCc tttgggcagcccctggcagccctctgtggggaggacaacacgctgccccggcccatccag gagctgctggctgtcctgcaccaGGAAGGACCGACGACGGAGGGGATATTCCGCAGAGCTGCCGGCGGCACAGAACTTCGGCAGCTACGCGAGGCCCTGGACCGCGGCACGGAAGTCGATGTGGGaagccagcctgcactgctgctggccgtcatcttgaag GAATTCCTGCGAAGCATCCCCACCAAGCTCCTCGTCATCGACCTCTACGAGGACTGGATGGCAGCCATGGAGAGGGCCAGCAAGCAGGccaaggtggaggagctgaaagc ggtgGCTGACAAGTTGCCTGTGGCCaatctcctcctcctgaagcggctgatggccctgctgcagcacatcggccacaacgcagccaccagcagaatgagctgcagcaacctggcCATCTGCATCGGGCCCaacctgctgagcccacccaacgaggacctgctcccgctgcaggcCATGCTGGCAGTGACCGAGAAG GTGAACGTGCTGGTGGAGTTCCTCATTGAAAACTGCGGGGACATCtttgggggggag GTGCTGACTGACTTTCACCGGCTGAACCGCTGTGACTCCTGGGCCCTCGCAGCTGGTGttgacaataaaagaatcttttccctctcctga